From Desmodus rotundus isolate HL8 chromosome 12, HLdesRot8A.1, whole genome shotgun sequence, one genomic window encodes:
- the SERTAD4 gene encoding SERTA domain-containing protein 4 — MTLVLSMNRFCEPIVSEGAAEIPGYQTLWEADSYGGPSPPGPAQAPLQGDRGAGPPLAGSHYRGISNPLTTSKIAYFKRKYVEEEDFHPPLSSCSHKTISSFEERAHILYMSLEKLKFIDDPEVYLRRSVLINNLMKRIHGEIIMQNNWCFPACSFNGSPAQEWFLAQDCPYRKRPRMAKEECEKIHTCCFYQDCGGHYLNLPLSVSANVGSASPAATSSSSSSSSSSPPLPLPSCSHQVDFNVGSAPVYKGDGQIPANEIFVTNVRSLGVQEKAKLSDEKANSDTSRDGAPLSHEPVGNDLAFECKGQFYDYFETGYNDKNSVSESWKKSLRKKEPSPSNKLCCSKRK; from the exons ATGACTCTGGTTCTGTCCATGAATAGATTCTGCGAGCCCATTGTCTCGGAAGGAGCTGCTGAAATTCCAGGGTACCAGACACTATGGGAGGCTGACAGCTACGGAGGTCCAAgccccccagggccagcccaggctCCTCTGCAGGGAGACCGGGGAGCCGGCCCCCCGCTGGCAG GATCACATTACAGGGGAATTTCAAACCCTTTAACAACATCCAAGATCGCATACTTTAAGAGGAAGTATGTGGAAGAAGAGGATTTTCACCCACCACTCAGCAGCTGTAGCCATAAA ACCATCTCGAGTTTTGAGGAACGAGCCCACATCCTTTATATGTCCTTAGAAAAGCTGAAGTTTATTGATGACCCGGAAGTGTACCTCCGAAGATCCGTCCTTATAAACAACTTGATGAAAAGGATCCATGGGGAAATTATCATGCAGAATAACTGGTGCTTTCCTGCCTGCTCTTTCAATGGCAGCCCTGCCCAAGAGTGGTTTCTGGCTCAGGACTGTCCTTACCGGAAACGACCGCGGATGGCCAAAGAGGAGTGTGAAAAGATCCACACCTGCTGCTTTTACCAGGACTGTGGGGGTCACTACCTAAATTTACCCCTTTCCGTCAGTGCTAATGTTGGAAGTGCCTCCCCcgctgccacctcctcctcctcctcgtcctcctcttcctccccccctcTGCCTTTACCGAGTTGTTCCCACCAGGTGGATTTTAACGTAGGTAGTGCACCAGTTTACAAGGGTGATGGCCAGATACCTGCCAACGAAATCTTCGTCACTAATGTCAGGTCGCTCGGTGTCCAGGAAAAGGCCAAATTAAGTGATGAGAAAGCAAATAGCGACACCAGCAGGGATGGTGCCCCCCTGAGCCATGAACCTGTGGGAAATGACCTGGCTTTTGAGTGCAAAGGCCAATTCTATGATTATTTTGAGACTGGCTATAATGACAAAAACAGTGTAAGTGAGTCTTGGAAAAAGTCCTTAAGGAAAAAGGAGCCTTCGCCGAGTAACAAACTGTGCTGCAGCAAAAGGAAGTGA